AAGTGTCAACCAGTGTTGGTAGGGTTGAAAGTCAATGTAAACTGAGATCATCTCAGCTCGCTATTCTCCTGCACTGACCAATGCATACTGGGCTTCAACATCCTCTTGCAAGTTTTGGTATTCTGTCTGTAGAAATATTCTCTGAGCTACGCACGGGATGCGCATCAAGCCATCAAGAGGTACAGTGGCCGGTGATTAACCTCGAtcgtgttaaaaaaatgttctaTATGTGTCCAGGAAATATTATTTTCTGAAAGTTGCATTCAGTGTAAGTTTGTAAGTGTGTAACtcactactccctcctttcctattTGTTAGGATTTTTTCAAAAATAAGAAAATGACCGATGTAAGTCGGTATAAGTATAATAGTGAAAACCCATGTAAATAGTAATGGTAAAGTACCTGCATACATGCATAAGAATGGAAGTCCATGTAAAATGATCTCAGCCAACATGACAAAACAACTATGCAGGGACAATTTTTCTAGGATGCTTCTATTTCGATCTCTACCCTAGAAAGCATCATCACTCTAGACACGCTTCTTACGACGATGTGCATAGCATCACAAATTCCATTTTTATAGGTCCATTATTTTAACCAAAGTCTTGTTGTTTTCGGTGAATTTGAGAAACAAAATTAAAGTCATCGCCAAAGGAACTTTACTGAGTGGAGATAGAACATATATTGTCGAGGGAACATGCTTGGAGAGCTCCACATGGTCCATGTGATAAGCAAACAAAAAAATTGCTTGGAGAGCAATATTTTGCAGTTTCTGTTCGCTAGGTTACAAACCTTGCAGATGAGAGACTGGCTAAACCATATGAAAAAAATCCAAACAGTAAGGGGATGATATTGGCTATGTTAGTGCTTGGCGTTGTTCACATGCAAGCTTCTAAAAATACAAGCATTCAGTATGCTTCATACTTAAGGTCTATTAGTTTCAAGAATCGTAGTGATATTTAGGTAAATAAAAATAACTAAGACAACCACTACACACAACTACAAAACAGCGATACATTTTTTCTGATAGGTAATTCATCAACTTTTCATCATGTACATCTTCTAAAGTTTTACGGTCATGTAATTTTTTCTTTGTTAACTTTCTTATCAGGGTAGTTGAGGGTTTAAAAAGAAGTGCATTGAAGGAGTTAGGAGCAGCTGATGAACCACTCTCTAAATGAACAATATTACGGATTTTAGCCCCAGTATATATATAGGCTCTTTTCTTAATTTCTTTGCATCCTTTGTATGAATGTTTCATTTGATTCAATTGTGAACTACACATACTTTCAGAAGATGTACTTGTTCCTGCTAATTACTCTACTAGAAGCTACAATGGATGTTGTTCATGaaaactagatgataccccgcacGTTGTTGCGGGTATACATGTGTATATATCTAAAGAATTCATAAATGACACCCTTTATCGAAAaaattgttacttcattcaagtCGAGTTCAGTATGATGCTAGTTCTTAGTGGTACACTTGGACCTAAATGACTCCACAAATTTCCTAGCATATTTTTAGTTGTTATTGTTTCGATGAAATAGGAATGTTCCTTTCACTACATAATGCTTTGAAGGAAAAGGAGACCACATAATTTGGGCTAATTTGTGGTTATGCGGAGAAAAATACAACAAAACTTACTAGAGGACCGTGAAGTATATTTCTCATCGAGTAGCTCAGAATAGGATTTCCGACTTAGATTGTCTTACATACAATGACTTATACTGTCACAAACAAAACTTACTAGAGGACCGTGAAGTATATTTCTCATCGAGTAGCTCAGAATAGGATTTCCGACTTAGATTGTCTTACATACAATGACTTATACTGTCACAAACAAACATACATGATTGACACCACGCTGGGCTTGTGTTTTTTTCCGCCTATGAACGAGATGGCCGAAATTCGGCTATTTCAGAAGTTTCGGTAAAATATCGGACGGAATAGCAAAACCAAAATTTGAATATTGGAATGAAATTTGACTGAAAATTGGAAATCAAAATGGAACAAAAGTTTAACAGAACACCATAACCTTGAGGAGTACAAATATAATGTTTGGCCTTAGGCAAACCGTGATGGGAAGGCTCCAGAAGTTGGGCTAGGCCAACAATTCAGATCGGGTCAAACATATTTGGCTGAAAAGACATATATCAGGCCTGGCCGAGATGGCTAAATTTCGGACAATATTTATTTATCTCGGCCGAAATTCAAAACTCTGCCACTTACATGTAAGTAGACTATACGCTCACATCATGCGTATGTACGCATACATGTAGTTTGGTTGTTTATCAACTAGCGGCGAATCTAACAGGAAGGCTTCGACATGCTCGAGTCCCCCACCCACCCCAcccaaaaaaaggaaaagaaaaattACTAGTATTCGTATCAAAATTTTGAACTTATTTGGACTAAACAATTGGGGGGTTTTGACTTTTTTCTACACACCGTTAACTTTGAGCCCCCTGCATTTTCTTCCAAGATTATCAACTACGTACTCTCCGTTGTGTACACACCGTTAACTTTGAGCCCACCATGTTGCAGTTAGACGTCCGACCAGAGGACCGGAACCTCGCCGGTACTGGTGTCGATCCCCAGGGCCTTCCACACAGCAGCCGATGTACTGATCTCGTTATCTCCGCAGCCGTCCCCGCAATCGTCCACGACCATGGCCTGCACGGAGGTCCCGATCAATCTCTTGATGCTGATCATCTTGCCGCACCGGAGGCCGGGCCCGTACCACTTTGAAGCCATCGACACCAGGAAGAGGTCGTCGCTGTGGTACTGGCCGTCGCAGCTCGCTGGCCCGCCCTCCTCTCCGTTCTCAAAGCCGTTTACCGACATCACCGCCGGGAGGTCGCGGACCTGACTGGCGGTGCATGACACCTGCAGTAAAACAAGAATGCCAAAGATCACCACTACCTTGGTAGTGCTCGCCATGGTAAATATGAGAGTTCCTGCTTGTGTTTACATAAGCTAGTCGTTTGCACTTGCCTTTCCCAGTGTGGTCTCTCTCAGAGTTTATTATATAGGCTCGTGCAGCATCCTGGAGACAAATCGGGGGACGTAGCTACAGATGTGCATGCCGACCCGCCCTCGTGTGACTCGTCGGAGAACTAGCCGTCCAGGCCTGCGGACAAAGTAGTGATTCTCTCTTGTCCATGCTTTAACAAACTCTTGCATTGTTGAGACCACGCTTGTTTTTGGATTTCGTGCATGGACCTAAGGGCAAAATGGTAACGGGGAGATAGCAGTGCCCCTTCTTTTTCTCAGTACAGTGTGTTTTTTAGATCGGAATAGCTTCGCACACGTTGTTTATGTACGGCATGTGGATGATGGTAGGATCTCATGTTCATTATATATGGAGGGATTTAATCTAATGGTGATTAGCTAGTGCCGTACTTGCATCGACCGAAAAATAGTCGGCTGCGTACCACTTTTTTTCTTTCGTGTGTCTACCTTCTCTTGCCACGCTCCAACCCTAGTGCAGGGTGTATGAGTGCACTGTTTTAGTGGCGCGTGGAACGTCATCGATCAATGGAGGGGTACGTAGACTCCAGCAAAAGATACGTCGCCACGGAAGGAAACACCAGCTCCAACCGCTTAGAGAAACGGATGGATAAAGCTTTAGCCAGCTTGTCGCATGTCCGTCGGCGGTGTGCATGCTTTCGTCTCCGACGTAATTGCTTTTGTCGCATGATATATCCACGTCCGTCCAGAGTCCGAGATAGATCATGCATGCTGGTTGCGCAATCATTTCCCTAGCTAGGCATTCCTGTACGCGCAAGGCTTATTGCAGTACCATGTAAAATCGAACACCGAATTGTAAGTCTATAAAAACCCCATAGCCATAGCAGCGTTGCTACCACACACAACATATCATGGCGCCCGCGTGGTCTTCAACGCTCTCGTCCCTTGTTGCATCCCCCGTCCGTGCAAGCTTCGCCACGACGACGACGCGGTTAGGCTACCCGAGAATTCTGAGCATGGGGTCCTCGGAGATGCTAGGCATGCTGATGATCGGCCTTAAACTTGTTTTAGTTTCTTAACTTTTCTGCCATTTCCCTCAAGTCTTCTCATACACTATAATAGTTCTGACTTTTGCCCTCTTTTTCCTTGATGGAAAATTCAGGTGGCCTACCTCCTCTGCTCCCTAGTGACCAACTGAAAAGAAAACGTATTGTGGTGCATGTCCAAAATGAAACTGAAAACAATGTGATGATCAGCACGGAAGGCTTGCTCCAAGCTCAGCTTGAGCTCTACCACCACGCCATGGCGTACCTCAAGTCCGCCGGGCTGCCGCGGACCTACGCATCCCCGACGCCATCCACCATTGTGGAGGTGCCGCCACCTTGTCCGACATCGCCACCAAGGTCGGTGTCCAGCCGGCAAAGGTTTCCCACCTCCATCGGCTCATGCGCGCCCTCACCATCCTTGGCATCTTCTCCGTCGACCAGGGCCCCCACGATGATGCCACCGACATGCACTACAACCTCACCCCACTCTCGCGCCTCCTCGTCGGGGACAGCTCGTGCACCCAGTCTCTCATCATGCGCATGCTCGTGGACCCGCTGTCCTTGACCGCCCTCTGCAGTATAATAGGGGAGTGGTTCACTGACAAGAGAGCGTCGACCCTGACACTTTTCGAGGTGGCACATGGGTGCACGCGGGAGGAGATGAAGGCGAAGAAGGGCACACGTGGCATGTTCAATGATGGCATGGTCTCCGATAGCTGCCTCCTTATGGAGACCGTCATCAAGGATCACCGCAATATCTTTGAGGACATGAGTGTCGGCCCAGACCTGATACCGAGTACTTTCCGGCAACGGCGACACGGGACGACCGACGACGGAAGATGATGAAGCGAAGCGACACTGACTGTCTTGGTTCCTGCCCCAAGCCGGCTCCCTCGACCAAATACTTTACGCCGAGATGCACGATGTACCAAAGAGCAGAGGTAGCCTTCTGCTAGTCGATGGACTCTTGATCGATAGCTAAGACAAGCAACACTCGAAACACGTGAGCGTATACGGCGGCCAGCCGACGAGAAACCAAACGCAGGCACACAAAGCCAAGGTATTGCCACAGGATCCTGATTCTTTATTGCTTCTGATCGGTACAAGTTTACAAGGCTGGTTGCACGTATATAAATAGCACTAGCAGCTAACTAGACCAATCCTACTCGGAGGCTAACTCCAGCACTACTCGGATACGTACATGCATTATCAATTTGGACACGTATCAATATTGGGAGGCTGCGTTCGTGTTTAATTCCAACAATCACCCTCCTAAACACGGCTTCATCACGTCACGGCTCCGACGCCGATCCTTCTTCGCATCTCCAAGAGCTTCTCTCTATCCAAAGCTTTAGTTAGCATATCCGCTAGTGGATCATCGGTGCAAATGTAGTTTACCTTCATCTTACCTTCTTCTACACAGTCCTTTATGTAGTGATACACTGTATCAATGTGCTTGCTCCTATCATGCCGCACTAGATTTTCGCGTAGAAAACTTTCAACTTGCTGTCAACATTAAGCACCATTTGTTCCGGATCTCAATCCGTAAGATCACTGTGTAGCCTCCCTAGCCACACACCTTGACACGCCACAGCGGCAACTGCAATATACTCTATTGCATCAACTACGGGTACTTTACTCTTCTTGCTCGGTTCAAGACGAGGGTCCATTGGAACGTCAATTGGATCGCAATCATTCATGCCACAACTTTCAAGTACCTTTCTTGTGTATGTCTCTTGGCATAGTGTGATCTCCTCGGTCTTTTGAGGTACCTCTATCCCGGGGTAGTTGCTCAAAAGATCGAGATCATCCATCTTGAAAAGCTCCTTCATTTGTAGCTTGAATTTTGCGATCACCTCTTCATCTGCTCTGGTAATTAATAGGTCGTCGACCTAGATGCCAACTAGTAGACGATCTCTTCCTTCACCTCTCTTGTACATTGCATGTTATAGTGGGGCTTTCTCGAATCCAAGAGAAATCAATGTCCGATCAAGTTTGATGTTTCCACTCCCGAGGACCTTGCCATAGCCCATACAAGATTTTGTGTAACTTCAGTACCTTGTGCTCTTCTCCCTCTTTGATGAAACCCGGTGGTTCATTCACATACATATCTCCTTCTATCTCGCCGATCAAAAACGCAGATTTTACTTCCATGTGATGTGTCTTTCATGATTCCTGAGCCGTGAGAGCGATGAGTAATCTCACCGATTCCATCTTTGCAACGGGAACAAACACTTCTTCAAAATCCACACCCTCTTCTTGCACGTACTCTTTGGCCACTAGCCTCGCATCGTGCTTCACGAACCCTCCGTCATCTTTCTTGATCTTCAATTCTCACTTGAGACCAATGACTTGTTCATTGTCGGGAAGATCCACAAGCTCTCATGCATTGTTGTCGCGGATGGACCCCAACTCCTCTTCCATGACCTGACGCCAACACTCCTTCGTATTTGCGTCATCAAAACACGCCGGTTCCTCGGCGCTTACTAGACATTGCCACCCACTCCTTTTCATCTTTTCCGTGTCTATTGTCCAAAGAGAATTCTCTAGATACATGTTGAACACCGGTCGTAGATGTTCGGTTGTAGGTGTGTCCTTTCTTCTACATGCGCGGTCGACGTCCCTGCTGGACTGTTCAGCAGCACCGCAGCTGTTGCTGAGCTCTCGTCTGCACGCAGGCCACCAGGCAAAACCCCATGCAAGCCACCAGGTAATGGGCCTTGCCCATCACCACCCGCGGTATGGCTTGTCTCCTGGTCTGTCTTCTCTTCTGACCCGTCAGAAAAGCCTAACCATTTTGCTTTGCATGTTGTAGCTAAGCCATTAGGAGCGGCGCCATCAtgtcctttttctttttcctgGGCGTTGCTCATCCACCAGGACACCACGTGATGGTGAGCTCccatatgaagttgcattatacGACTTGTACGCAGCAACCATGTACATGCCTCCTGCAAAGATTGGACCATACCGCGTAGTGTGTGCGCCTTGCTTCACGTCGGCCACATGCAAGTGTGAGCTAGGTGGCGTTTGGTTCTCTGGCTATCCCTCGATGGGATAGGGATAGCCAGATTTTCGACGGATGCCATTCGTTTGTTTGGAAGGCAGCAAAGGATGGGGATAGTCAAGATACTGGGAATATTCTCCGAAAAACTGGTTGACGGGAGCCGCTGAAATATGGCGGACGAAGGCAACCACCCTCTCGAGCCCGTGATTCCCTTCGTCTGAATCGTTTTCTGTCGGTTTTATGTCGTATGGTCCTCTCTCTCGAACCTCTTTCCCTCCCAACATCACCCAAATCTCTCGCCTTTGGCGGCGCCGCCGATCTAACATCAAGCGTTGCGGGTGTCCTCAACCGGCGAGCGGTGGTGGCTGACTGCCCGCTTGTGCTCCAAGATGGAGCTCTGTCGGTTGAAGGTTTCCAGATTGATTGAGAGCAGGTAAGGCGATGGGCGACAGCTGGGGCGACAGCGTGGGCGACGCGACTGCGGTGTGGCAGCCAGCCGTGGCGGGGCAGACGGGCTGGACCGGGGTCCGGCGCACCGCGAGCGTGCTTCAGGTGAGCGGCGGGGAGGGCCGCGCCGGCTCACCGGCAGTGGGGGCCGCAGGTCGCCACAATCGCTTCTGGGCGTTGGCGGCGGAGGACTCGGAAGAGGAAGACGAAGGCGGGGAGCTGGATCTGGAGCGAGGCCTGTGCGCGGCGCCGGCAGGGCCGTCGCTCGGCGACTTCGTGGCCTTGGCTGCGAAGCAGGGCGGGGTGGCCTCGCGCTCGGGTCGCGGGAGTCGCTTCGCGCCGGGCGGCCGTGGCTCCAGATCCATGGCTTCTCGCATCTGGTAGCCGCCGCGGGAGCTCGACTCGGGCTCAGGTGCTGGCGGTTCGTCGGGGGCGGCGACGAGCATCCGAGCCAAGGCGGCGGCGAGCCTGACGGTGTCGCAGACGGAGCTGTCCAGGGAGGACTGGCCGCGCCTGCCAACGCCCCCCgtggcgacggcggtggcggcggcgggggcgccgTGCGGTCCCGAGCCGATGCGCTCGGCACCGGGCCCTAGGGTTGGGCCGGGTGGGCCGTTGGTGGGGGCTCCTTCGGGGTCGGCGTCCTGCGTGGAGCTGGCAGAGGCTTCTGGGCCTCGGCCGAGGGGACTAGGCCTGGAGTCGGCCTCGGAACCGCAGCCCCAGGTTTCACAACGGCCCAGCGCGCCGCGGCCCAACTCTGGCCCGATCACTGGATATATATGGGTGTGGCGGGGCTGCCTGGACCCCCGTTTAGGGTTTCCAGCCACCACTCGCGAGGTGCGGCGCTTTGCCCACTCCGCTCGCTCGATCCAGATCTGCCCCCCTCCTCCCCCCCTTCTCCAGTCCTTCGCAGCGGTGGTGATGGGAGACAGGCGTGCGGACAAGCGACCGATGGAGGTCTCAGATCCGGAGGCGGAGCGGCGTAGGGAGCGGGAACTTCGTGACAAGGCGAAGCGTGTGATGCGCGAGCGCTCGGGTGGACGCGAGGCCAGAGAAGAGCGAGGCAGATCCCGCGACCAGGGCGAGCGCGAGGGAGACTGGGGTCCTCCTCCCCCGTGGTGGATCCAGCAACAGGAGcgcaagaagaaaaagaaggtgCAGCAGCGGCGTCGAGAGCTTGAGAGGAAGCCCGAGCCGTTCCCCAGCGGTGGTGGGGGCCACGGGGACCCAAAGGCCATGAAGCCGAGGGCAGCTTCACTGGCGGTGGCACTACCCTCTGCTCCCAAGGTTACGGCGGAGGAACCCATCCCAGTGGAAGTGGCGGCGGACGTGGAGTGCTTCAAGTGCGGGCGCCCCGGCCACTTCCAGTCCCAGTGCAAGTTCTTGCCCCTCTGTGTACTCTGCAAGGAAGAAGGGCATGCGTCCGCACACTGTCCAACAAGGGGCCGGCAACTCCACCTCCAAATCATGGGCAGCGCCATTTCTGGGGAAGGTTTTTTCTGCCTAGAgttcgaggacgtggacgaggccGAAGCACCCATAGATGCTCGCATCAAGAACGCGGCCATCTTATCTGCGGAGCCGGGGAAACTGAACCTACGGATTCTCAAGCAAGAACTGAAGCACATGGTGACAGGCGACTGGGACTGGCAGGTATCTCAAGTGGGTGATGATGATTTCGTGGTGGTCTTTCCTTCTGCAGACCTGTTACACATGGCGAAGTCTAGTGGTAAATTGTTTCTGTCCATCAATGACATCACTGCGCGGGTGCGCGACATGTTACACGAGGAGGTCCAACCCATGGTGATGCCGGAGACTTGGGTGCGTCTCCATGGCATCCCAAAGAAACATAGGCGTGAAGATCGCATCAGGGAAGGGTTCCGGATGCTGGGCAGGCCAATTGTGGTCGATGAACTCTCTCTAATCAGGTTGGGGCCTGTTCGGATGAAGCTCGCGTGTAAAGCCCTGGAGAAGCTCAATGGAGTTGTCGAGGTTTGGTTCAACCATGAGGGATACCAAATCAAGGTGGAGCGCGAGACCCTGCCCAAAAGGGGTGGTGAGCGGGCCGTGCTGGGAGTGGGCCCTGACAACCACCCTGACAAGGTCGCGAATCCGGGCGCTCGGACGCTGGGCACCGAGAAGCACGGCAGGGCCGAACCAGGCAAGGAGTCGCAAGGGTGCGAGAGCGGTCCTCGTGGTGCGGAGTTCCAGGATACCAAGATGACAGACAAGGGAGAGGACCAAGACGACAGCATTCAGGACACATCCATTGACACGGAAACTTGGGACAAGTTGGGTGCGCTGTCGGCCGAGATTGGTGCCATGGGGGTGGCGACCCAGGACACCGCGGTCAGCGGGCCCCCGCTAGCCAGATCGCTGGAACTCACCTTCAACGAGTACGGGTCCAACCTTGGCTCATCCCAGGTGGCGACGACTTTGACTGACGCGGGTGGGGTTTCCTCTGCTGTCCCTCCCCCTCTTCCAACATATCCCTCACCAGGGGCTGTGGGGGCGGACTACGGTGGCGTGGTTAGTGAGCCAGCTGATAATACGCCTGCTCCGCGTCGGGGATCCAACAGTGGGGGCAGGCAACCGAAGAAGACGGCGGGGCGGAAGCCGGCGAACAAGCAGGCGATGGTGGTGGCGGAGGCGGAGAGCTCTGACCTTGGTGGTGAGTTGGGCGCAGCGCTGGGGACGGGGACTACCAACAAGGCCAGGCGCACCAAGGCGATCCCGGTGGTGCAGCGCGCCCCGAGCGTTCGGGCCAAGGCCAAGCTCGGCGACCTCTCCTCCTTGGAAAGCGCCAAACTCCGCACCGCTGACAAGAACATGGACGCCGCAGGTAACCCCTTACCCTCTTTTCGCATTCTTAATGCCTTCTCGGATGAGCAACTAGTGAGCATTCTAGATGACTGGGGGTGGAGACTCGTGGGGCGCAGTCCGAGATCGTTTCTCTTGTGCGCGCTAGGGAAGAGGCGCAGGCTGCGCTGGCGGCCGCTGCTGTGCGTTGTGCTAACAACAGCGCGTTAGCCATTGTGCCAGTAGAGGCTGTTGCTGAGAGAGTGCCCGACGAGGTGTCACTAGCTAGGGAAGCTGGTGTCCTTCCTTCTAATGGCCGAGCGACGGCTAGGAAGAGAGTGGCGAAGGCGGTGACCTCTAGAGGTGTGCGCCTACGTAACAGGGTGATTTAGATGCGTTACATGTTCTGGAATATCCGTGGTTGTGGCCACGGTGGTCGACGCACGCAGCTCAGAGAATTCATGGTCAAAGAACATATAGACGTGGTTGCGTTACAAGAGACGATTAAATCTGATTTTACCTTCAGGGATTTGCTTGCTTTTGATCCTCTTCAACGTTTTGAGTGGCAGTGGGTTCCCTCTGTCGGTCACTCTGGTGGCATTCTTTTGGGTTGTAATAAAGATGTTTGTGATGTTCTGCATTGGGATGTTGGTATGTTCCTTTTATCTGCTACTATTAAGCACCGTGTTTCTGGCCTGCCGTGGGTGGTCGTGTGTGTCTACGGGCCGGCTGACCACGCCAGATCGCCAGCGTTCCTACTCGAACTTACCACCCTGGTCGGGGCCAAAAGGGATATCAACCTCCCTGTGGTGGTAGGGGGAGACTTTAACTTAATTCCCTCGGGGGCGGATAAGAATAATGCCCATATTGACTGGACAAGGATGTCCTTATTCAATAATGCCATTGCGACAGCAGCATTGCGGGAGGCCGCACGGACTGGTGCCAGATATACCTGGACTAACAAGCAAAGGCAGCCGGTCCGTAGCGTGCTAGATAGGGTCTTTTTTTACTCCGGAATGGGAGGTCTTGTTCCCCATGTGCTCCCTCGTGGCGGAGACGCGCATCGGATCAGACCACGTCCCGCTCATTTTCTCCTCAGGGGAGGAGCTCATACGTCGTAGCCCTAGGTTCTACTTCGAAACGGCGTGGTTTGAAGCAGAGGGATTTGCCCAGATGGTGATCGAGCGTTGGGGCGCCATTTGTGCTCATCTGGGACCTCAACGCGGTCCAGCAGAGGGCTGGGTCGCGGCTGCTGGCAAGCTGCGCGCCTACCTACGTGGGTGGGGCGCTAATCATGGTAGCGAGTCCAAGAAAGAGCGCGCGCGCTTAGTTGAGGCGATTTCGTTGTTAGATTTGGAGGCTGATCGACGGCCTTTCTCGGAGGCCGAGTGGGCGCATAGGTACGCTTTAGAGGATCAAGTGACAACGATTTTACGCGCGGAAGAGGAATATTGGCGACGCAGGGGCGGAGTCAAATGGGTCACGAAAGGAGACGCAAACACTGGATATTTCCACGCCTACGCGAACGGGCGGAAGAGGAAATGCACCATCCTGCGTCTCCAAACAGAACAGGGTGTTCTATTGGCGCAGGACCAAATCGTGGCCCATATCTACGAGTTTTTCATAGGCCTTTTGGGGACGGCCGCTGAAAAACCATTACGCCTTCGCGGTGATTTGTGGGATACCGCGGAGCGTGTCTCGCAGGAAGAGAACGATAGGTTAGCCCTTACTTTCCTTCCTGAGGAAATAGACAAGGCCTTACACGGCATGAAAACGAGCACGGCGCCTGGGCCGGACGGCTGGCCGGTGGAGTTCTTTAAGATATTTTGGCCCTGCCTTAAGCATTTGTTTTACGATATTGTCAATGGCTTCGCCTTAGGCACGGTGGATCTCTCCCGGCTGAACTACGGAGCAATTTGCCTTATCCCTAAGGTCAAAGGGGCGGATAATATCAAACTTTTTAGACCCATTACCTTGATCAACGTCCCGTTCAAAATTTGTGCGAAAGTGTACGCATCGCGCTTGGCTCCGGTCGCTCAACGAGTGATTAGCTCTAGTCAAACGGGTTTCCTCAAACACCGTAACATCCTCGAGGGACCAATTGCGTTACAAGAGATCGTTCACGAGTTGAAAAGGACCAAAGCACAGGGAGTGCTTCTCAAATTAGATTTCGAGAAAGCATACGATCGCGTGAACTGGGAGTTCGTGCGAGAAGTCCTCCTCAAAAAGGGGTTTGAGGCAGGATTCGTACATCGTATCATGCACCTCGTGTGTAGTGGGCACACGGTGGTCAATATCAACGGCACAATGGGCAAGTTCTTTCGCAACAAGCGTGGTCTCCGTCAGGGAGACCCAAGCTCCCCGCTTATCTTTAACTTTGTTGCGGATGCCTTGGCGGCCATGATTAATAAAGCAAGGGCAGCGGGCCACATTAAAGGGCTCGTTGCGCATCTGATCCCGGGTGGGGTCACGCACTTGCAATACGCTGACGATACGATGCTCTTACTCGAACCCGACGACCACAGCTTAGCAACTACCAAGCTACTCTTGCTTGCGTTCGAGATCTTATTAGGGCTTAAGATCAACTTTCTGAAAAGCGAAGTGATCACCATTGGGATGGATGATCTAGCTAGCTCGCGGGTTGCGAATCTCCTTAATTGCAAGCTAGGGAGCTTTCCAATTAAATACTTGGGCCTCCCGATCTCGACCAAGAAACCTACCATAGCGGAATGGGAACCGCTTTATGGGAAGGTCGCTAACAGAGTGAGCCCTTGGAGGGGTAGGTTTATGTCCTCGGCGGCGAGGCTAATCCTAACCAACTCGAGCTTATCTTCCCTCCCTATTTTCACTATGGGGATGTTCCTACTAGCGGATGGGGTTCACTCAAGGCTCGATACCCCCCGCTCCCGGTTCTTTTGGGAAGGAGCCGGGA
The sequence above is a segment of the Aegilops tauschii subsp. strangulata cultivar AL8/78 chromosome 6, Aet v6.0, whole genome shotgun sequence genome. Coding sequences within it:
- the LOC109779867 gene encoding putative ripening-related protein 6; the protein is MASTTKVVVIFGILVLLQVSCTASQVRDLPAVMSVNGFENGEEGGPASCDGQYHSDDLFLVSMASKWYGPGLRCGKMISIKRLIGTSVQAMVVDDCGDGCGDNEISTSAAVWKALGIDTSTGEVPVLWSDV